The DNA sequence TAACACGCCTCCTAGAAGGATAATCAGGCAGCATTCAACTGAAGCAAAGAAGACCTATGTTTCTAAATCAAGAGATCAAGGGCTTCAAACAGGTGCTAGCTCCATAGTGCAAGGTGAACATCTTACCAAAGATCCAGTAAATAACACCCCTTGCAGAAGTAGTAATTCTGGCATGAATCATGAACAAAGTTTTGAAAATGAACAAGATGACCTGGCAGGATTGGCTGAAAGGTTTAACAATCTCAAGAGCACTGATAAAAATTCTCAGTTGGCTTCCTCAAAATCCAGCAGTACTTCTGTGGATGATTACCCACAGATGAGTGATTTTCAAATGACTGATAGTCATTCTAGAAAGAACTCTGATGAAATGAGATCAGAAGGTTATTTTGCAGTCACAGGCTTTAGAAAACAGTCTAGCAGCATTTCCTCTCATTCTCAAATTCCTAGAGACGATCACAACGTTTTTTCCAGTTTCAGCCACCAGAAGTTTAGTGAGGAAGCTGCTAAGGAACCTTTTGATCAGGGGAACTTCCAAGGAAATACCAAAGAAACAAGTCCATTTGATAATGCTTCTGTGGTTTTTGATGATTCTGGTTCAGATGATGATGGATTTAAGCTTGATGAGAAGGGTGAATATAATGGCCCAGATTCGGGTTCATATAATCTGTCAGACTCAGAAGATAGAAAATCTTCTCATATTTTAGCAAATACAAGTGCTAACAGCCTCAGGCTAAACGTGGAGAAGTCACTAGGAAAGTCCAGTTTGCAATCTCCTTTTGCCTCAGACTTGCCCACTACAAGTGTATTTTCTGAAGGTTTGACAAGTGATACAGTTTCTTCTCCTGCTGATGAATTGTTACCTGTCACTTTTGATGATTCAGATTGCCCAAGTTCAGAAAGTGAAGGGGAGCCCAACAATTCTAAGCTTATTGGGAGTACACGTACTGGCACTTTTCCTCATAAAGATATTGCTTCCTCTGGTCACCCTGAGACAACCCAGAATGAGAGACACCACTTCCTTGGGTCTTCACTAGCAGAGAAGGAaaatatgggattaaacagaaaAAACCAGGGAAATGAAGTTGATCCTCAAAATGATAGTAAGTTCAGTTACAATTACTTGCAGAGTAATCTAACTTCTAGCAGGCTTGCAAAACCCCAATCTAAATCCAATGACAATTCAAAACCTGCAGGGTTTTCATCAGTCAAGGATGATGTTCAAAGATATCAATCACTGGATAACTTGGAGGATACTATATCTATTAAAGGATCGAGTTCAGAAAGTGGTAAAGAGTTGAATTTTGGAATCTTGACCGGTGGCCTTCGAAATAAGGGTTATAAGCATCCACCTTACCGTAGGAATCCATCAAATAATTCTTCACTGTCCAAGCAAGCAGCAGAGGATAATTCTGCCAGAGTTAAGCAGTCCTCTTCTTTCCTCAGGGTTGATAGTGGTTCTGGATCTAGAGATGAAGAGCCATACACTGAGGTGGTGcacacaaaaataaataaaaatgcaaGCTTAGGTACCCCGCTTTCACATTCTGATGCCCGTGATGATGAGCCAGGTGAGGCACTTCCACAGCAGACTCGAGAGCCATACATTCAAGAGGCAGCACCTGAAGTGAATAAAAGATCAGGCTTAAGGAGCTATTTTGCTTTTAATAGTAGTGATTCTGAAGAGGATCTTCCTAAACAGACTGGAAACAGATCTCGACCAGGTCCTGGATTTTCTAGACGAACGAAACAGATTTTAACTAGTAATACGCTTGCAGATTCTGAGAGAAATTCTTACGAGTCCAGGTTACCTTTTGACTCTTCAATTACTCCAGATTATGCTATGGAACGCCAGTCATCTTCATCGAGTTCCTATACTAAAGAAGCTCAAGTGATGCCTACCTCACAGGAAAAGGGTTCTCATTATCGGGGTAGTTCTAAGCAGGGTAGATCAACAGGACAAACTTTCTCCAAGCCAATTTCAGAATCGAAGCAGTCCGTGCTTGAGGAATCATCCTCAAGGAGTTCTTACACTACTGATACTCAACATTATCCTCCTCAGTCCAAAAATTCAGATAACTGGAGAAGTTCTGAGCAGCATAGATCAGCAGAACCATCCAAGCCAATTCAGGAACCTAAGAGGTCCTCACAAGAAGAAAATCGCAAGTCATCAGCCAGGGAGCAACCATCTAATCCTCCACCCAGAACAGCATCATCAGGTGCTGGTGAAAGCACAAAAGCATCTTATTCAAAGGATGCTACTCCTCCATCCAGGGAGAACTCCATTAATAAGGCCAGTCATGTTCACCCAAAACTCCCTGATTATGATGCTTTAACTGCACACCTACTGTCTCTTCGACAAAATCGCCAATGAAATAAAGTTGTTTCAGAAGATAAGTAGATTTGTTCTGGTTCATTATTCTTTTTGTTGCTATTATAGGGTTACTCATAAATAAAGTTCACAAGTTGAAGGgattattattatagttttgCAAATTACATATTTTCTCCTTCCTGTATTGTGTTGCTGCTACTATTTTTAAGTAGTAATGTAAATTATCTTTCCCACGCTGTGGTGGATGGCTATATGTGCACTGAGATTGTAGATTAAGTTGTTCTAGTATCTATTGGTTCTTGATGTTGCTTTTATTTTAGTTCTGATAAGCACAGGtagctgatgatgcaaaaggaATCTGTTGCGATGGTAGTGTGTGGTAATAAACAAAAAATCCATGAAATCCCTGAATGAACGAGTTAGACTCGCTTTCGATGTCCGCGCTACCTGACTTCTTGTCAAAGCTTTATTGAATATATAATCATaggatatttatgaaaaatatttttctaaaaaaatgtttgattatttgaaattcactctttttctttttctttttcttttttttttttcgcccACACTTGGGAGTCCCAGTTGTAGCACTGAATCAGCAACGTCTAATTAACTAATACAAGGAAGCAAAGCGGTAACCGTGTGATAATCTTTGCAAGATCCTGTCGGTTATTGGCTGAAAAAACAAATATATTGataacataattttaaaaaataagtggCATATccaatcaataataataaaatacgtAAATacttctattttattttctttagatAAAGacgtaaataattttattaagagaagagtttaataaatttaaatttatcttacTCTCGCAGGATCactaaataattttcataactattgtcataaatttaatatattttaagaaataCTTTATTTGTttcatgtaaaatatttttaaattattttttatatttaaaatatttagtaaaatttaatcaataaaaaatattttttaatttaagaaaaattaaattatttttaaaaaattgtatatttttttaaagagaaaattattttttatactttaaaaattttattaaaatttatatatataatttattaatatattatttttaaaattaaaattaaataataaaatataaattattttattaaaaaatattttttaaatataaattattttttataaataaatggaggttaaataaataattttttgttgttgtgtagagctttaaaaaattattatttatattaaaactatgtaaattattttatatgcataaccaattcaaaatataaaatatcataattatttaaccaattcaaaatcaaaatcaactgcttaaactaaataaataaaattgtttaaaatataaaatgaaattgaaattgatTTAATAAACAATTTGGTAATTcgattttgagaaaaaaaaaaaatgccagCTACGCAAGTGCTACATTCGGGAAAAATCATCTCTCGCTCAAATTTCATTATCAAAACTCAAGAATCCAATAATTACTCTAAAAAGCACTCAGGGCTTTTTACAAAATTAGGGGTGGGGGAAAACTTATTTCCCATTTTGGAGTTGGGGAAAACTTATTTCCCATTTTGGTGTTCGCCTGCCAGGTGGCGGGCAAAAAGTGAGTCTGGCGCTTCTTTGAGAAGCGCCAGACGCTGAGTCTTGGCGCCTCTTTGAGAGGCGCCAGTGTCAAGTTCGGCCCCTGGCGCCTCTTTGAGAGGCGCCAGGCATGCTTGGCGCCTCTCAAAGAGGCGGCAAGcgtggcttttttttttaaatatattataataataaattaaaaaaatatatatatattattttttgaatatattataattacaaaattaatattatggtatttatatatacttaaactaataatatacttaaagaaatagaaaatattaaaactaataatataatacTTAAAGAAATAAGAAGTattaattaacaattaaaatttaattatacataAATTAATTCACAATATTCGCAAATATTTCTAATGATAACCATGTAAATGACCGCCGGTGCCACAATGTTGTGGTCTCCTCTCATTTGATCGTCTTGTGTTGTATCGACGCCCGTCAACAAAAATTACTGGTCGACAATGCTTGAATCCTTCAATAGATTGacgataagcccaaaacatacgATCAAATACACGAGAAGTACGATCCAAACGATCATTTATGTAATGGGGATCATCTTCAATTATGAAGATCGAACCAGGATTGAAGTGGCACACTGCATTCATGTACTTACGAAGCCTTCCATACGATTCATCCCATCCACCAAAAATTTTCCTAATTGCAAATTGTTTTGCCTTCCACGTTTTTGAATATGAAGGTTCATATCCAATTTTATCTCTAACTTCAGCCTGAAgtgttttgattttaatttgtgGTTGTTCTTCTATCATAGgcaaaataaatttacataaaaatttattatccaATTGAGGATGGTCTTTTTCAACAATTGCATTTGAACAAGTGTGCGGCCCATTATACGATACAATTTTCCAAACCTCAGATCCCTCCTTCATTGAAGCACGCATATGCCATTTACAGTTATGTTTTTTATTCTTGCATATAATACTATATGTTTTTCTCTTTGTCTCATAACAACAAAACTGATGATGTCTATGCAAATGATATTCCTTAGCTGCTGCCATGACAGCATCTCTGTTTGGAAAAATCATTCCAACAGAAAACTCCATATTCGGACTCCAAAACATATCAGTCGGTGGCTTTGCATAAGGGTCCACACGCATTAATTCAAAATCTATTTCTGAAAATGGCGGTGGATGAACTAGTGGCAAAATAGGATTAGTATACTGAGCAATAACATTATCATCACCTGATAATAATTCGTCGTCCTCAATCCAACCACTTTCGTACTCGTTAATGTCAGAATCAGATAATCTCTCTGAGTCAACATATTCATCAACTTCATCCACAACTTCATTAACAACACTATCAACAGCATTAAAGTTTAAGTCTTCAGTACAAAACAGACTAATTGGACTGACTATAATTTTGTCTTGCTCATCAATATTCGAATGCAAAATACAGTGTGACCTCGTCTTCGGATCAGTATAAGAGGGACCAGCACAATCATCGTTCTCATTTCTATGAATATCTCTAACGACATCGACATAAAAGACTATGCTCTCAGACCCTAGACTACTGACGTAATCGAACATCATCTCTACATCGGCATCGTTCAGCAGCTTAACTAGTTCAAATTTGTAATCGTTATCATTAATAATTGGTTTTCTATATTCAATCTTGCATATAAATTCGTTGTGGTCTAACAAATTTGTAGAACGAACTATTTTCATAAAAAGATCCTCATAATTCAACCTTCGATTAATACGGAAAAAAAGGTGCTGGCCACCAACATAGTCGTAACCTAATTCGGTTCTAATAACATTACCATCCCAGTGTACAATTCCATATGTCGGAAAACTCATTTTTGTCAAATCTATCATAGGCATTTCAAACAAAACAAAGATTAAGTAAGTATTTAATTAACATTGAAAAATAAGTACAATATATTTAAGTGCAATATAATTACTCATACCTGTTTGTTTTGAATAATTCGATCTTATAGTCTTACAATGAAAATTGTACCCCAAACTGCAATATCAACAGTTAAATaaagattaatttaaaaattttgaaataataattaaattttttttaacttacaattctaataattttactgccattaaaaataatatatatattattcataGTTGTTAAGGTCAATTTTCTGAAAAAATAAGGATAATTTTAtcctaaattttctaaaaattttaatatacgcATCATTTTAGAcattatttttgaaataatattaaatattttttaccacAGCAGATTTCTAAATaaacacaaattaaaaaaaactattttttttattatttattttacattttattctAAGACATATTTTATCTTTCATGTTTCTCTTTCCCACATAGAGATctaaaatcttattttataatatacaaaaaaaattaaataacctaAAATTATTGCAgcaaccataaaaaaaaaattaaatatgaagatAAGTCTAATTTTTCCTAATCAATGGTTCTTATGtattaattaaacaaaattaaaagtaacatcaattgaaataaatatattatgtaataaaaattagtgcatactaataattttattatactatacaaagtattaaataaatataactaacctttataaattctttaaaattGAAACGAGGGTTTTTGAGTAATGGAGGAGAGtaaatgtgaggagagtttgtGAGGAGAGTTTCTGATCTTTACGTGAGATGAAGGGGGCATATAAATGGAAACCTGGCGCCAGTTAAAGCGGCGCCAGGTTTCTCAGCACCATCCTGGCGCCAGTTAAAGTGGCGCCAGAAGAATGCTGTGTATCAGTCCCGAGGCGTCAGCACGCCTCGGGACAGCATTctggcgccactttaagtggcgccagcATGCTTGCTATCAGTCCCGAGGCGTCTTGACGCCTCGGGACAGCATTCTGGCGCCACTCTAAGTGGCGCCAGAATGCTTTATATCGGCCCCCCTCTTCATGGCAGAGAATCTCTGCCAtgaaaagagagaagagaagtTGGGCGCCATTTTAAGTGGCGCCAAAACTCTTCAATCTCTTCATGGCAGAGAATCTCTGCCATGAAGAGAAGTCTCTTCATGGCAGAGGCGTGATGCCATGAACAATTCTTGGCGGCACTTTAAGTGCCGCCGAGAACTGTTCTAGGCATTACGGCAGGACGTTGGCCATGCAATATGCATggccaacttttttttttttttttacttttttacttctaaattaattaataaacgaCATGTttacaaattataatttttgttatttattggCCTTATATTTTTTGTGATTATAATActtcatataaaaattttaaaatgaataaaaaaattaattatcattaattaattatcgtcgtttaatttttttttctcattaattatataataatgtgcaatatactataatttttcaatgcatttataattaattacaattaaattaaatatatattatttgattttaaaccttattatttaagattaattacttccatattatattttatactttTCATTATAAAGCCAGTTTTTAAGTTAGTATTAAACCAAATTGTAACAacaaaatttagaataaaaatattaatattaaatatatataacacaacaaaatatacattttaaaataaaaaagataatacaaatttaaaatactaactcattacatatatttttatttttctatttatttttacattttccAAATTTGCGACCTTCGCTTCAACGTTTAGCGGATTTAAATATTCTTCCCTTTCTTTGTTCCAAGTAATCATACATATTCGCTTTATAACTGGTACGTTCACCTCCTCCTgaaattaataagtcagtcaatataaagttaaaaatatacattacattaaatattaaatttaaataaatacgtACCTCTTAATCTCTTATTCTCTCTTTTACAGAATTCTTTTTGCGAAATAGGAAGACTATGTTGCAGACGCATCCAAGGTACATAatctaatttttcataaatacgaaaataataattaacaatatcagaataatttttaatttcagattttgaccaaataaaatttaaaattttaaaataacataaCGGAACTGTTTCGATCAAAACATTAATCATTTCTATATTCTGGATATTATAACCAGAGCAAATTATTTCTTGCAAATGATAATTAAGCCATAAAAcatgttgaaaaaaattattttcagaatccattcttaatttatatatttctttCCACATTTTTTTCACTCTATTTTTAGCTAATTTACCTCGTAAAACTTTTGGAACAACATAAATATAAgccataaattaattaaaacagaaaaaaaagataataaaaaagtgtgaaaataaattatcagaaaataaataagtaaaagcagaggaaaaatatgaaaaagggGAGAAGGAAATTAGAGTCAAAGGGAGATAAATACGAAGGAGATTAAGGAAGCTGGAAATCAAAACGGTGATGGAGGGGGTGGTGGAGGGGGTATTTATGGGGTTGGGGAAGGGGGGGTTGGCGCCTCTTAAAGAGGCGCCAGGTATATGTCCCGAGGCGCCTCGGGAAGCGTCAGGCGAAACTTCCCGAGGCGCCAGCGTGACCTGAAGCGGCAGGCTTCGCTTCCCGAAGCGTCCAGCCACGCTGGCGCCTCTTTGAGAGGCGCCAAGACTCAGTCTGGCGCCTCTTTGAGAGGCGCCAGCGTCTGGCGCCTCTTTGAGAGGCGCCAGCGTCTGGCGCTTCTCAAAGAAGCGCCAGACTCACTTTTTGCCCGCCACCTGGCGGGCGAACACCAAAATGGGAAATAAGTTTTTCCCAACCCCTAATTTTGTAAAAAGCCCAAGCACTCAGGAGAAAGCTCAAATTATTGGAAGTTTTGTTGAACGCAAATTATATCAGCAATTGCTAGAAAAGTTTCTGCTAAACCATATCTTGATGGATTGAGATATGCTCTGATTAAGGGTTTGCCACCGGTgagaaaagtaaaagaaaatgaatggaTTTGCCTCTTGAATAGAACTGTTGCATAAATCCTACCTACCCcgcgatttttttttaatttttatttatttattttgtcctACCTAACAATCTATTTAAAATGGTATTAGCCTGCTGTCTATTTTCCCGTGACGAAAAGGCCGGCCAGGTACCCTTTCTCTGTCTTTCATACTGCAAATCCACTGTCTACTTGcttaattagttttaaattttaattttaattgttaatcaATAAGATTTTCTCTTCTTGTCATTTGGTTAAAGATGTTGAAGATGGTCAATAACCTCTTAATTTTTCTGGAAATCATTCAGTATCCATAAGAGTTCTCTGTTTCCTGGTGCTTGTAAATGTATTGCATTTTCCAGTTCATCAGAAAATTTGATTGCTTTTAGCGAATGCTATGGCCGATACTAGTTGATTTGTGATTAAACTGAGATCGATTTGATGGTTTGAACAGACTAAAATAGCGTGAAGCAGTTTGAGTGCCATGGAATCGAAGGGTTTGTTAAAGAATGAAGAGTTGTATCGGGTATTGTGTAGCAAATCCTTCTTCCTGTTTTTCATTTTGCATGCTTGATTGTTATCTCACGGTCCAGCTTGGTGCCAGTATGTCCTGGAGACTAGTGTGTACCCACGAGAACCACAGCATCTCACGGATCTAAGGAATGTCACCGCGAACCACCCAAggtaatctctctctctctctctctctctctctctctctcttatacTTTGAATCTTTGTAGTCAAATCTTACTATTCAAATCAACTTCCCAATAAATTTGTTTGGATCTATGGGTTTATCTTAAATATACCTGAAATTTAGGACTTTTGATTTGCATCTTTTGATTATCTATTTGGTTGCACATCCTAACGATTCAAATATAAGGTAAATTGCAAATATACTTGAATTGTGactaaattaaagatttaattGTGAAAGTAAAAGTATGGTCAAACTTCTCAATGAAAAATTAGTTGGCCTTTTATATTAGTGGCGTTTTTAGGTGGTCATTGCATTTTCATTGTATGGTTCACTTTTTGAAGGTTAATGAGCTTGTGATTCTTCAGGGCTGCAATGGCTACTTCTCCAGATGCTGGTCAGTTGATAGCCATGCTCTTGCAACTCGTAAATGCAAAAAAGACTATAGAAGTGGGAGTCTTCACTGGATACTCCCTTCTCCTCACTGCTCTTTCTATCCCCGAGGACGGAAAGGTAAGAGATACATCATCTGGAGCAGTCTTCTACCAGACCAAATTGTTTGTATACCTGTGTAATCTAACACATTAAGATTAGCTCAACCTTGTGTGTAGAGTTGCTCTTCAGATTGTTTCTTTCAGAAGACTATCTttcttgttcctcttctgaaaaTTTTTCAAAGTACTGCAGGTTACAGCAATAGATGTCAATCGTGAGACGTATGAGATAGGACTGCCAATTATAAGAAGAGCTGGGGTTGAACACAAAATTGACTTCATAGAATCCGAGGCCCTAccaattcttgataagttactGAAAGATGTAAGTACGCCACGTACCAAATTTCCATAATCTTTCTTCATACCTTGTAATAGTTTCGTTTGATATTGAATTTGGTTTCAGTTAGAACTCCAAttgattttgtttttcttttttgggtGCGTGGGTTTCTGGAATTACTACAGTATGGAAATGAAGGCAGTTTTGACTTTGCTTTTGTTGATGCTGATAAAGTCAATTACTGGAACTACCATGAGAGGCTACTTAAATTGCTAAAGGTGGGTGGGATCATAGTCTATGATAACACTCTCTGGGGAGGGACAGTTGCTATGCCTGAAGATTCAGCTCCAGAGGCTATGAAAATGGGCAGACAGCTTACAATTGACCTTAACAAATTGCTTGCAGCTGATTCTCGTGTCCAAATTTCACATGCTTCCCTGGGTGATGGAATCACCATCTGCAGGAGACTTTACTGATCTTTTTTGCTCGAACTCTAAATGTATATTAGTCGTTCTTTATTATAGAGCTTTAAGTACCAGAGTTATTTACAAAATTCAAATACACTGATATTCTAATATGCAGAAACTCCTGTTTGGCTGTAAACATTGATGTCGAGAATCCCATCATTTGtgttgaaaaaatttaaataaattagctAGCTTCTGCAATGATCCCTATTATTTTGAAGGTGCAATTTTATGAATCTAGATCAAGTTTAGTATGTGACATGAACAAATTTATTAatcgattttttaattttaaaaaattcattataatgtttttgaagttttaatttatcttttaatatcTCTTAATGTTATTATTGGAACTGCAATCGCTAttgattaaaacatttttaaatatattaattagaaaatattgaaaattaatttttaaaaattgatatcttttagccatataaattctaaaacaacaatatctttttttctttttaattagcaTTTGAAATAATGTTTTCTTGTTTGCTAATCTCAAATCCCCCACATGAAAGAATCAACACAGAATCACAAAAGTCTTCTCAACAAATAAGTAGACATAATTTAAATTCCTTGCCATGTGCTTATTTATTGTTGCttgattataaaaattgaacaaATTTCAGAAG is a window from the Manihot esculenta cultivar AM560-2 chromosome 16, M.esculenta_v8, whole genome shotgun sequence genome containing:
- the LOC110603468 gene encoding filaggrin isoform X4; the encoded protein is MDVRKHFTAKYGKEFVTAAVELRPDCGVSRLLVEKLSAKAPDGPTKIKILSAIAEEHNVTWDPKSFGEKDMKPPEDLLQNGPTTFEHSKVHGESPNIQEPSNSVDRGHPNFRAPSNYNDKHEQHVDSYGYNSRSSQHFQNVSSPAVNTGQAMPSGTSHLDPRTVGTGSNEREFRDSHAAEQSGFSLGRNSWNMEFKDATAAAQAAAESAERASMAARAAAQLSSQGRITRQHSTETKKAPVFRSRDEGLQTYAGPRVEGEHNDRDPVNNTPPRRIIRQHSTEAKKTYVSKSRDQGLQTGASSIVQGEHLTKDPVNNTPCRSSNSGMNHEQSFENEQDDLAGLAERFNNLKSTDKNSQLASSKSSSTSVDDYPQMSDFQMTDSHSRKNSDEMRSEGYFAVTGFRKQSSSISSHSQIPRDDHNVFSSFSHQKFSEEAAKEPFDQGNFQGNTKETSPFDNASVVFDDSGSDDDGFKLDEKGEYNGPDSGSYNLSDSEDRKSSHILANTSANSLRLNVEKSLGKSSLQSPFASDLPTTSVFSEGLTSDTVSSPADELLPVTFDDSDCPSSESEGEPNNSKLIGSTRTGTFPHKDIASSGHPETTQNERHHFLGSSLAEKENMGLNRKNQGNEVDPQNDSKFSYNYLQSNLTSSRLAKPQSKSNDNSKPAGFSSVKDDVQRYQSLDNLEDTISIKGSSSESGKELNFGILTGGLRNKGYKHPPYRRNPSNNSSLSKQAAEDNSARVKQSSSFLRVDSGSGSRDEEPYTEVVHTKINKNASLGTPLSHSDARDDEPGEALPQQTREPYIQEAAPEVNKRSGLRSYFAFNSSDSEEDLPKQTGNRSRPGPGFSRRTKQILTSNTLADSERNSYESRLPFDSSITPDYAMERQSSSSSSYTKEAQVMPTSQEKGSHYRGSSKQGRSTGQTFSKPISESKQSVLEESSSRSSYTTDTQHYPPQSKNSDNWRSSEQHRSAEPSKPIQEPKRSSQEENRKSSAREQPSNPPPRTASSGAGESTKASYSKDATPPSRENSINKASHVHPKLPDYDALTAHLLSLRQNRQ